In Treponema pectinovorum, a single genomic region encodes these proteins:
- a CDS encoding D-alanyl-D-alanine carboxypeptidase family protein, producing the protein MKNQLPQKIKNLNPSQKKVVAISSVVALFCILFLSFFLWSSTYLNPKNVKPLSLEQSATLTSFLNRTYSEQRGQGLKPLPYPTVEAKMNLASGSAILIDTSNGCILFEKNADQIIPPASITKLFVMYIAFKEIEAGNLSLDELVEPPEISWAVNLPRDSSLMFLGQGQKVSVNELLKGLAVASGNDAALALAYRISGNTKDFIKRMNYEAKALGLEKTHFEEPSGYSENNLTTARELAEFCRIYINRYPQSLKDFHSLNEISYPLQKNLPSWQTEKGDSLAITQKNTNPLLNRLKGCDGLKTGFIYESGYNLALTASREETRFLSVTMRGPGTNSIEGNFYRVQDGTKLMEWAFSSFADYFPQKNTAQTYTVACLGSKEKFINLLPAWNNSITVPHIKAQTVQEDAASIVAQVQIPKYIDKDVQVGQVFGQISYKLGDTVLETVPLVADRSVTKANALKKLLGKLVALRF; encoded by the coding sequence ATGAAAAATCAACTCCCACAAAAAATTAAAAACTTGAATCCCTCTCAAAAAAAAGTTGTAGCCATATCGAGCGTTGTTGCCTTATTCTGCATACTTTTCCTTTCGTTTTTTTTGTGGTCTTCAACTTATCTAAATCCAAAAAATGTAAAACCGCTTTCTTTAGAACAGAGTGCAACTTTAACTTCGTTTTTAAATCGCACATATTCTGAACAACGCGGACAAGGGTTAAAACCGCTTCCCTACCCGACTGTCGAAGCAAAAATGAATCTTGCAAGCGGTTCTGCAATCCTAATAGACACGAGTAACGGTTGCATCCTTTTTGAAAAAAATGCTGACCAAATAATCCCGCCGGCGAGCATCACAAAACTTTTTGTAATGTACATAGCGTTTAAAGAGATTGAAGCAGGAAATCTTTCTCTGGATGAATTGGTTGAACCTCCAGAAATAAGTTGGGCTGTAAACTTGCCGAGAGACTCAAGCCTCATGTTCTTGGGACAGGGGCAGAAAGTTAGCGTAAATGAACTTTTAAAAGGTCTGGCAGTCGCTTCTGGAAACGATGCCGCACTCGCACTTGCTTATAGAATATCCGGAAACACAAAAGATTTTATAAAGAGAATGAATTACGAAGCAAAGGCTTTGGGACTAGAAAAGACTCATTTTGAGGAGCCAAGCGGATATTCAGAAAATAATTTGACCACTGCACGCGAACTTGCAGAATTTTGCAGGATATACATAAATCGCTATCCCCAAAGTTTAAAAGATTTTCATTCATTAAATGAAATATCCTATCCTCTGCAAAAAAATCTTCCATCATGGCAAACAGAAAAAGGCGACAGCCTTGCAATAACTCAAAAAAACACAAATCCTCTTTTAAATCGATTGAAAGGTTGCGACGGTTTAAAAACTGGTTTTATCTACGAAAGTGGTTATAATTTGGCGCTTACAGCAAGCAGAGAAGAAACTAGATTCTTATCTGTAACGATGAGAGGACCAGGAACAAACTCAATAGAAGGCAATTTTTACAGAGTTCAAGATGGCACAAAACTGATGGAATGGGCATTTTCCTCTTTTGCAGATTATTTTCCGCAAAAAAACACAGCACAAACATATACAGTTGCCTGCTTAGGTTCAAAAGAAAAATTCATAAATCTGCTTCCAGCGTGGAACAACAGCATAACAGTTCCGCATATAAAAGCACAAACCGTACAAGAAGATGCCGCTTCCATAGTTGCCCAAGTGCAAATTCCAAAATACATAGACAAAGACGTTCAAGTTGGACAAGTATTTGGACAGATTTCATATAAACTTGGCGATACCGTTTTAGAGACAGTTCCTCTGGTTGCAGATCGCTCTGTAACAAAGGCGAATGCTTTAAAAAAACTTTTAGGAAAACTCGTCGCCTTAAGATTTTAA
- a CDS encoding pectinesterase family protein, with the protein MKKVFTLAAKIFALLAVMSVSAQQRKADIWDFGGVEDSGANNHIKIADIDNLDSLAADGKFSAGEYVFGDLTLKAENNDRAYYNGAKNYGSQGYATAKFEDGYISDGMYYCNGKAGEQRRYILLKNVNAGDVVTFYARASNSSEDLIHFASVNENGEKTGAQDESAWLNAIAKRFSYIATTSGSYKIYTEATSAKPVYYRVSRTPAVKVSGNIAGLNSKGELKFLVGQTKQEISAKISGSSYTVTLPAGFSFTAILQGVKGFGISSDTKQFSIEKENPLTFNKNLSVAQMKTFVADGKVLGFAKDFKPSNPVKIVFAPPENSMYQNIEADVIFTDDEVSFKAELEPAVLYSTSLSGANDYQISGEIAFEGTQAFTKNINVQSKKVYDINGKFFGNVSEIPSSISFKNIEDGYTYNGAIANGIYEAKLRDGKYEVICETTVAKTSNHIVVNGANVTKDILMATKDKTVRQIPLKKEIYVGGKKPDYDSVKLALQAAHAMAPKSEADRITIIIAPGVYRAQLIIDTPYITLKNANPNKEVKLTWYYGIGYSYYSADLSGYYDEERAYDKFDKKSVARWGVATYIKKDALYFRAEGITFETSFNKYVTAEELQDGVECDGATINFKRKLNSDVQSKKATERSAAICVEADRSEFLKCKFLGSQDTLYTGAGIRGYFKNCYIEGNTDFIFGDGDVVFENSEICIAGYSDSKNGGYITAARTANLKGYLFYNCTVSADTNNMQAPCVFGRPWGANASVAFVNTILGYDGIISPAGWTEMSGNKAENANFFEYNTMWNSKTVDTSNRNGGKLIADSSAYSPKNYFADWTPVYYSEPKGGEVKIKKASFTTDDDINTPYPGHTITLHYEYLGKDDDVSLIQWYRTKDKNETLVKQSTGYANKTYLISKEDSGFYIKAVISPMSRGGATAKPIIVSLDKKINEGYSIPSKATSIRPRAEGKVNVFLASDSTCKDYSALGMWSAGQTRNEGGWGEFLQCFFNGAVSVQNYANGGRSSRNFINEGSLEKIRQQISKGDFLFIQFGHNDSSNGSGYLEDRYVPLGEPNKEGIYPISEGKKVRTPDSYVDRYGTTFYSYNSGGTYKWYLMQYVNVALEAGATPVLVTPVSRMYFDGKGKITPHHDSKETSTKTQISHKNAYVEAVRQLAKEKKILLIDGFEITKALYEKAYADCGSNKEARELMFAGDSTHNNKLGGFIVAGEFAKEIKKNIPGLAASIVPPKNAMGENNDGKLMFTVDQNGKMQCYDKYWASYEQKVIDSLAK; encoded by the coding sequence GGAAAAGCTGGGGAGCAACGACGATACATTCTTTTAAAAAATGTAAACGCTGGCGATGTTGTAACTTTTTATGCACGCGCTTCTAATTCAAGCGAAGATTTAATTCACTTTGCTTCGGTAAACGAAAACGGAGAAAAAACTGGTGCGCAAGATGAATCTGCATGGTTAAACGCAATTGCAAAGAGATTTTCTTACATAGCAACAACTAGCGGTTCATACAAAATATACACAGAAGCAACTTCTGCAAAACCTGTCTACTACCGCGTAAGCCGAACGCCTGCTGTAAAAGTGAGCGGCAACATTGCAGGTCTTAATTCAAAGGGCGAACTTAAATTTCTGGTTGGACAGACAAAACAGGAAATTTCTGCAAAAATTTCTGGCTCTTCATATACAGTAACTCTGCCAGCAGGTTTTTCTTTTACCGCAATACTTCAGGGTGTAAAAGGCTTTGGAATTTCTAGCGACACTAAACAATTTTCTATAGAAAAAGAAAATCCTTTAACTTTTAACAAAAACCTTTCTGTAGCGCAGATGAAAACCTTTGTAGCCGACGGAAAAGTTTTGGGCTTTGCAAAAGATTTTAAACCTTCAAATCCTGTAAAAATCGTATTTGCACCGCCGGAAAATTCTATGTATCAAAATATTGAAGCAGATGTGATTTTTACAGACGACGAAGTTTCTTTTAAAGCAGAACTTGAACCTGCCGTTTTGTACAGCACTTCGTTGAGCGGTGCAAACGACTACCAAATCAGTGGCGAAATCGCATTTGAGGGAACACAAGCCTTTACAAAAAACATAAATGTTCAATCAAAAAAAGTATACGACATAAATGGAAAATTCTTTGGGAATGTAAGCGAAATACCTTCTTCAATTTCTTTTAAAAATATTGAAGATGGCTACACATATAACGGTGCAATAGCAAACGGAATCTATGAGGCAAAACTTAGAGATGGGAAATACGAAGTAATCTGTGAAACAACAGTAGCAAAGACTTCTAATCACATCGTCGTAAACGGTGCAAATGTTACAAAAGACATTTTAATGGCAACTAAAGATAAGACTGTGCGACAGATTCCGCTCAAAAAAGAAATCTATGTAGGCGGAAAAAAGCCTGACTACGATTCTGTAAAACTTGCCCTCCAGGCAGCACACGCTATGGCTCCAAAATCCGAAGCAGACAGAATTACAATCATCATTGCTCCCGGAGTTTACAGGGCACAACTTATAATCGACACTCCTTACATCACTTTAAAAAATGCAAATCCAAACAAGGAAGTAAAACTCACCTGGTACTACGGAATCGGCTATTCATATTATTCAGCGGATTTAAGCGGATATTACGATGAAGAGCGTGCATACGACAAATTTGACAAAAAAAGCGTTGCAAGATGGGGAGTTGCAACCTACATAAAAAAAGATGCTTTGTACTTTCGTGCAGAAGGGATTACCTTTGAAACTTCCTTTAACAAATATGTAACTGCGGAAGAACTACAGGACGGAGTTGAATGCGATGGAGCGACTATAAACTTTAAACGCAAATTGAATTCAGATGTTCAGTCTAAAAAAGCAACAGAACGCTCTGCAGCAATCTGTGTAGAAGCAGACCGGAGCGAATTCTTAAAGTGCAAATTCCTTGGCTCTCAAGATACTTTGTACACAGGAGCTGGAATCCGCGGATATTTTAAAAACTGCTATATCGAAGGCAATACGGATTTCATCTTTGGTGATGGAGATGTAGTTTTTGAAAATTCTGAAATCTGTATAGCAGGATATTCAGATTCAAAAAATGGTGGATACATAACAGCCGCTCGAACCGCAAATTTAAAAGGCTATCTTTTTTACAACTGCACCGTAAGTGCCGACACCAACAATATGCAAGCCCCTTGCGTATTTGGAAGACCGTGGGGTGCAAATGCCTCTGTTGCCTTTGTAAACACGATACTCGGTTATGACGGAATAATAAGTCCTGCTGGCTGGACAGAAATGAGTGGCAACAAAGCTGAAAACGCAAACTTTTTTGAATACAACACTATGTGGAATTCAAAAACTGTTGACACTTCTAATCGCAACGGAGGAAAACTTATTGCAGATTCATCTGCTTATTCTCCAAAAAACTACTTTGCCGACTGGACTCCTGTATATTACAGCGAGCCAAAAGGTGGCGAAGTAAAGATAAAAAAAGCAAGCTTTACAACCGACGACGACATCAACACGCCATATCCAGGGCACACAATAACACTACACTACGAATATTTAGGAAAAGATGACGATGTTTCTTTAATTCAATGGTATCGCACTAAGGATAAAAATGAAACTTTGGTAAAACAGAGCACTGGTTACGCAAATAAAACCTATCTCATTTCAAAAGAAGATTCAGGATTTTACATCAAAGCGGTTATAAGTCCAATGTCGCGCGGCGGTGCAACTGCAAAACCTATAATCGTAAGTTTAGACAAAAAGATAAACGAAGGATATTCAATTCCATCAAAGGCAACTTCTATTAGACCACGAGCGGAAGGCAAAGTGAATGTATTTTTAGCTTCGGATTCAACGTGTAAAGATTATTCTGCTTTAGGAATGTGGAGTGCAGGACAAACAAGAAATGAAGGCGGTTGGGGAGAATTTTTGCAGTGCTTTTTTAATGGAGCGGTGAGCGTTCAAAATTATGCAAACGGAGGGCGTTCAAGCCGCAACTTCATAAACGAAGGTTCTTTAGAAAAAATAAGACAGCAAATTTCAAAGGGCGACTTTCTTTTTATTCAATTTGGGCACAACGACAGCTCAAACGGTTCTGGCTATCTTGAAGATCGTTATGTGCCACTTGGCGAACCAAATAAAGAAGGAATCTATCCTATAAGCGAAGGAAAAAAAGTTCGCACTCCAGACAGTTATGTAGACAGGTACGGAACAACTTTCTATTCATACAACAGCGGAGGCACTTACAAGTGGTATTTGATGCAATATGTAAATGTTGCCTTAGAAGCTGGAGCAACCCCTGTGCTCGTAACACCTGTAAGTCGAATGTACTTTGATGGCAAAGGCAAAATAACTCCTCATCACGATTCAAAAGAAACCTCGACAAAAACGCAGATATCTCACAAAAACGCTTATGTAGAAGCGGTAAGGCAACTTGCAAAAGAAAAGAAAATCCTTTTAATCGATGGTTTTGAAATTACAAAAGCATTGTACGAAAAAGCATATGCAGACTGCGGTAGCAATAAAGAAGCGCGCGAATTGATGTTTGCAGGAGATTCAACACACAACAACAAACTTGGAGGATTTATTGTTGCAGGAGAATTTGCAAAAGAAATAAAAAAGAACATTCCAGGACTTGCAGCTTCCATAGTTCCGCCAAAAAATGCAATGGGCGAAAATAACGACGGCAAATTGATGTTCACAGTTGATCAGAATGGCAAAATGCAGTGCTACGACAAATATTGGGCTTCCTACGAGCAAAAAGTTATCGATAGCCTTGCAAAATAA